In the Carassius auratus strain Wakin chromosome 50, ASM336829v1, whole genome shotgun sequence genome, one interval contains:
- the LOC113066370 gene encoding diacylglycerol kinase zeta-like, with amino-acid sequence MEQANWHTEGELEGLSRPLDGEEPRGPDSASSSCSDLSITTPAAQTSPNNTKSFSGLRIFGRRKAIAKAGVQDNAAQSGTMIPAKCEPNKDICSTVDWTENAQFGQQRVFDTSPSGDFCYVGETYCCQSH; translated from the exons ATGGAGCAGGCGAATTGGCACACTGAGGGAGAGTTGGAAGGGCTGTCCCGACCCCTGGATGGTGAAGAACCCCGAGGTCCAGATTCAGCATCCTCGTCTTGTTCAGACCTGTCTATCACAACCCCTGCAGCTCAAACTAGTCCCAACAACACCAAGAGCTTCTCTGGACTGCGGATCTTTGGGAGAAG GAAAGCCATCGCCAAGGCTGGTGTGCAGGATAACGCTGCCCAATCCGGCACCATGATACCTGCCAAATGTGAGCCCAACAAAGATATCTGCAGCACTGTGGATTGGACT GAAAATGCCCAGTTTGGTCAACAACGTGTGTTTGACACCAGTCCGTCTGGAGATTTCTGTTACGTTGGAGAGACGTATTGTTGCCAAAGTCACTG